TGCGCGGGCGCACCCTGGTGATCGCCTCGGGCGTGCGCGCCAAGGGGCTGCCGGACCATCCGCCGGGCGCATCCTGGCCCGGCGTGCTGATCGGCCCGGGCTCGCCCATCGTGGCGCAGGACTATTCGGGCCTGTCGGTGGCGGTGCTGGGCGGCGGCGACAACGCCTTCGAAAACTACGTCTACGTGCGTAACCGCGGCGCCCGCAGCGTGCATCTCTATGCCCGCAGCGTCCGCGCCCAACAGCAATGGGTGACGCGCGCCGGCCGCGAAGGCGTGCATATCGGACCGTACAAGGTGGACCCTGCCACCCGCAGCGTGGACGGCAAGCAGTACGACCTGATCCTGGTCTTCTACGGCTGGGAGCCCCAGGCCGGCTTTGCCGACAGCCTGCACCTGGCCCGCGACGAGCGCGGCTACATCCGCACGGACTTCGCCACCGCCGAAACCAGCGTGCCCGACATCTACGCTGTGGGCGAGGTGGCGCACCGCATGCATCCCTGCGTGGTCACCTCCATGGCCGACGGCGTGGTCGCGGCCAAGGCCATCCAGCGCCGCTGGGAGCGCGGCGCGGAGTAGGGACGCGGGCTTCAGGCCGTGAGCAGGAATTCCAGCACCGCGGCCTCGAACGCCTCGGGCAATTCGATGTTCGCCAAGTGCACGGCCGGCAGCGTCAGCAGCCTGGCGCCAGGGATGGCGGCGGCGATCTGCTCGCCGTGGCTGGCTGCGGTGACCGTGTCGTGCTGGCCCGCGATGACCAGCGTCGGATTCGGGATCAGCGCCATGGTGCGACGCAGGTCGAAGTCCCGCACGGCGGCGAATGCGCCCGCCAGGCCATGCTTGTCGGTGTTCAGCAGCATGGTGCGGAACGGCTCGACGGCGGGATTGCTCTGCTGCAGCCAGGACGCGGGAAACCAGTTCTTCAGGAAGGTCTCGGCCGTTTCCGACATGTTCTCTGCCCGCAGCGTGGCGGCGATGCGTTCGTCCCATTGCGGCACGGGTCCCAGATAGGCCGAGGTATTGCTCAGGACCAGGCGATGGATGCGCTGTGGCGCATGCACGCCCAGCCATAGACCGACGATGCCGCCCAGCGACAGCCCCAGGAAATGCGCGCGCTCGATGCCCAACCCGTCCATCAGCTCCAGCACGTCGCGGCCCAGGCGGTCAAGCGAGTAAGGACCTTGCGGCACGCTGGACGCGCCATGGCCGCGGTAGTCATAGCGCAGCACGCGGAAGTGGCGAGTCAGCGCGGGAATCTGTGCGTCCCACATGTGCAGCGTGGTGCCGATGGAGTTCGCCAGCACCAGCGTGGGCAGATCCGCACGGCCATCGTAACGGTAGGCGATGCGCGCGCCGTCGCCGGCGGTGTAGTAGGAGATGTCTTGCATGATGCTTGGCCTCGCGGTGGTTGGTGTGAGGCAAATCGTAGTTGCGCGCCGTTAGAGAAAAAATTACAAAGTTTGCACAATCATTGTCGGAAAAACAGACATGAGCGAATTCACGCTGCACGATCTCCAATGCTTCGACGCGGTGGCGCGCGCCGGCGGCTTTCAGGCGGCCGCGGCAACGCTGCACCGTTCGCATCCGGCGGTATTCGCCGCCGTGGCCAAGCTGGAACGGCAGTTGGATCTGGCCTTGCTGGACCGCAGCGGCTACCGCGTGAGCCTGACAGCCGCGGGGCAGTCCTTCCATGCGCGCGCGCAAGCGCTGCTGCGCGAGCTGACCGCCTTGCGCGCGCACGCCGAACAACTGGCCATGGGCGAGGAAACCGAGCTGCGCATCGTGATCGGCGACTTCTGTCCGCGCCCCTACGTGCTGGGCTTGCTGAGCCGCTTTTTCGCGGACTGTCCGGCCACGCGCCTGGACCTGCACTTCGAGGCCGTGTCCGGGCCGCAGGAACGCCTCTACGACGGCGAGGCCGACCTCATCCTGCATCGCGTCGCCAAGAACGACGCCCGCATCGAATGGGTCGACCTGGCCAAGGTGCCTTTCGTACCCGTAGTGGCGCCGGGCTTTCTGCGTGAACCCGTACCGCGCGCGATCAAGCCCGCGCTGATGCGCGACTACACGCAATGCGTCATGCGCGACACCGCCAGGCACATGCCGCCGCAGGATTACTTCACCGTGGAAGGCGCGCGCCAGTGCACGGTGGCGGACCAGCTGATGAAGAAGGAAATCATCCTGCAAGGCATGGGCTGGGGTCACATGCCGCGTTTTCTCGTCGAAGACGAACTGCGCGACGGACGTCTGATCTCGATCGCCAACCGCCATCTGCCGGGCAGTGTCGAAGAGCTGGTCGCCGCGCGCCGCACGGACCGCGCGCAAGGCCCGGTCTCGAACCGCTTGTGGCACTACTTGCAGAATGCCGCGCCAGCCTTGCGCCGCGCCCTGGCAGCGAGCCGCGGCCG
The sequence above is drawn from the Achromobacter xylosoxidans genome and encodes:
- a CDS encoding NAD(P)/FAD-dependent oxidoreductase; translation: MQQMHDSVIVGGGPAGASCALWLARLGLSPLLVEAGPRLGGLGNDNPFADDWIAVLPGVTGQQVAANIDASVRAAGVPLRLETRVTGVRPCKGGIEATLAGADGAESLVRGRTLVIASGVRAKGLPDHPPGASWPGVLIGPGSPIVAQDYSGLSVAVLGGGDNAFENYVYVRNRGARSVHLYARSVRAQQQWVTRAGREGVHIGPYKVDPATRSVDGKQYDLILVFYGWEPQAGFADSLHLARDERGYIRTDFATAETSVPDIYAVGEVAHRMHPCVVTSMADGVVAAKAIQRRWERGAE
- the pcaD gene encoding 3-oxoadipate enol-lactonase; protein product: MQDISYYTAGDGARIAYRYDGRADLPTLVLANSIGTTLHMWDAQIPALTRHFRVLRYDYRGHGASSVPQGPYSLDRLGRDVLELMDGLGIERAHFLGLSLGGIVGLWLGVHAPQRIHRLVLSNTSAYLGPVPQWDERIAATLRAENMSETAETFLKNWFPASWLQQSNPAVEPFRTMLLNTDKHGLAGAFAAVRDFDLRRTMALIPNPTLVIAGQHDTVTAASHGEQIAAAIPGARLLTLPAVHLANIELPEAFEAAVLEFLLTA
- a CDS encoding LysR family transcriptional regulator, which codes for MSEFTLHDLQCFDAVARAGGFQAAAATLHRSHPAVFAAVAKLERQLDLALLDRSGYRVSLTAAGQSFHARAQALLRELTALRAHAEQLAMGEETELRIVIGDFCPRPYVLGLLSRFFADCPATRLDLHFEAVSGPQERLYDGEADLILHRVAKNDARIEWVDLAKVPFVPVVAPGFLREPVPRAIKPALMRDYTQCVMRDTARHMPPQDYFTVEGARQCTVADQLMKKEIILQGMGWGHMPRFLVEDELRDGRLISIANRHLPGSVEELVAARRTDRAQGPVSNRLWHYLQNAAPALRRALAASRGR